In the Tribolium castaneum strain GA2 chromosome 1, icTriCast1.1, whole genome shotgun sequence genome, one interval contains:
- the LOC103312213 gene encoding uncharacterized protein LOC103312213, whose product MKTSETGAVVSLIFTLCSAILTGNYEHITDNPVFGCRWIGGISPGVVCLCRDDAEEMYITKKSISSYDTSSIEIHCKSVRFGPESITEMRNLRNIKLKSIQSLNFDEHSLKWYGYRDIDHHDEPYDISTPSLQIEIENSTIGTISSYTFEGRINKIRFDGVTVQNLSPFAFNSLRQTQEIVLRNVELLNAREQAFKKFSTDNFELNGVKSTIITSRFVFNVTVYNSFKVTNCVFDTVRPGGFIVFNPRNFQVSDTTINHLDAEAFKVTTRGDVLFRSNKFNVINDGAFLGIDLNPDETAIEATMSFDSNVFTKLTRDSLTVNENFRPKFANLFINETCDCTSIDHNIKDTEFYSEIKCWHEREFVTVKEFKTNKCSIIQSYSTVIVIVVVVFTLCVIIGTVLVVYYRRVYLSKKYGSEKGTKNGNLSMIVPDGRTYRETELHVIVERADLLTTDL is encoded by the exons atgaagacatCTGAAACGGGAGCAGTCGTTTCGTTAATATTTACTTTATGTTCCGCAATTTTAACCGGAAATTATGAACACATCACCGATAATCCGGTGTTTGGATGTAGATGGATAGGTGGAATTAGTCCAGGAGTTGTCTGCTTGTGTCGGGATGATGCCGag GAAATGTACATCACGAAAAAATCCATCTCGAGTTACGACACCTCCAGCATTGAGATCCACTGTAAATCGGTTCGTTTCGGCCCGGAATCAATTACAGAAATGCGTAATCTTCGCAAcatcaaattaaaatcaatccAATCACTAAATTTCGACGAACACAGCTTAAAATGGTACGGCTATCGAGACATAGACCATCATGACGAACCCTACGACATCAGCACACCTTCCCTTCAAATCGAAATCGAAAATTCAACCATTGGAACAATTTCTTCGTACACCTTCGAAGGCCGCATTAATAAAATCCGATTCGATGGAGTCACCGTTCAGAATTTATCACCGTTCGCTTTTAATTCCCTGAGACAGACACAGGAGATCGTTTTGCGAAACGTCGAATTGCTAAATGCACGGGAACAAGCCTTCAAGAAATTTTCAACGGATAATTTCGAACTGAACGGCGTTAAATCCACGATTATTACAAGCCGGTTCGTGTTCAACGTCACAGTTTACAACAGTTTTAAAGTCACGAATTGTGTGTTTGACACTGTACGCCCAGGGGGTTTCATCGTTTTCAACCCTCGTAATTTCCAAGTTAGCGACACTACAATCAACCATTTGGACGCCGAAGCGTTTAAAGTGACCACACGAGGGGATGTTCTGTTCCGTAGCAATAAATTCAACGTAATTAACGACGGTGCGTTCCTTGGAATCGATCTCAATCCGGATGAAACGGCGATTGAGGCGACAATGTCGTTCGATTCCAAcgtttttaccaaattaacgCGAGATTCTTTGACTGTTAACGAAAATTTCCGGCCGAAATTTGCCAATTTGTTCATCAACGAGACGTGTGATTGCACAAGCATCGACCACAATATTAAAGACACTGAATTCTACTCGGAAATTAAGTGTTGGCACGAGAGGGAATTTGTTACTGTCAAGGAATTCAAAACCAACAAGTGTTCGATTATTCAGAGTTACTCCactgttattgttattgtcgTTGTGGTTTTTACTCTCTGTGTTATCATCGGGACTGTTCTTGTGGTGTATTATCGTAGAGTGTATTTGAGCAAGAAATACGGTAGTGAGAAAGGTACCAAAAATGGGAATTTAAGTATGATTGTTCCGGATGGAAGGACTTATCGTGAAACGGAACTTCATGTGATAGTGGAACGAGCTGATCTCTTGACCACCGATTTATAG
- the LOC103312214 gene encoding uncharacterized protein LOC103312214 yields MGVRSWRSFFVLLWVYFFGIKLGRGDTICDLKGCNCTVKVAKWKSVNCSLSGVQELRLDLYRIPLETVDVFITGGEKIALGPKSFDQMPGLALLHIEGTRSVVMEKQSFRNVTTPSLIIQIQNCDQLSIKTGAFDGVQSSIEVEIVRCGSVNVEKTAFGKLKSALFRDVEELVLATETFEFKNQGSIGRHGPVTTIFFDHVTITTIPPRTFFSSLADVTFRNSHITEIKSEAFSANQISSITFTNSSIDYIDSNSFISRTLIYNFKLQKCTIKQIREGAVMSAITNLTVQHSNITEIQSGAINSTVAKVDISDNAIRNLQSSSVTFNNWNKISFDHNIVFNLHAHSIQAPVNPDVVEFSFSGNEIFKFSQSALSFVPDLDDHVFVFKDNFFEQTCHCTLDEWIVELINANITTKINKIANNTFCRVTDFLSQCFELKVGVINVKNFTQLVCNSNFTVVCEPYKGETKIVNTTIAIFTDQDSDSSSHWLTVIITTTSILILLVIITSTVMLIRGSRWLKRKGYFRKIQYNQNNEHSNDEENTIETVDEGDKLDISEDLTMELLQDLSKKLDDPLTHQEASEMIEQLYQKYIHNMGSENNNQQEDEAHLYEELGNLQIADANKQQSGPRSILRLMEEKFNTHFEDIDADDRPALVGEYSEPSDAAVHLYSELRQNKDESENKDSLKSRGSSNMAFRPLPDKPGSSKML; encoded by the exons GAACTGAGACTGGACTTGTACCGGATACCTCTCGAAACCGTCGATGTGTTCATCACAGGCGGTGAAAAAATCGCCTTGGGTCCAAAATCGTTCGACCAGATGCCCGGTCTGGCCCTTCTTCACATAGAAGGCACTCGTTCAGTTGTGATGGAAAAACAGTCCTTTCGCAACGTAACCACTCCTAGTCTAATAATTCAAATCCAAAACTGTGATCAATTAAGCATAAAGACTGGTGCATTCGACGGTGTACAG AGTTCCATAGAAGTTGAAATTGTACGATGTGGTTCAGTGAATGTGGAAAAAACAGCGTTCGGGAAGCTAAAAAGTGCTCTCTTTAGAGACGTTGAGGAATTGGTCTTAGCTACGGAGACTTTTGAGTTTAAAAATCAGGGCAGTATTGGACGGCATGGTCCCGTCACCACT aTTTTCTTCGACCATGTGACAATAACAACAATCCCGCCCCGCACGTTTTTCTCAAGTTTAGCCGACGTAACCTTTCGTAATTCCCACATTACCGAAATCAAATCGGAAGCATTCTCAGCGAACCAAATTTCCTCGATAACATTTACGAATTCATCGATCGATTACATCGACAGCAACTCATTCATAAGTCGGACCCTAATTTACAACTTCAAACTGCAGAAATGCACGATTAAACAAATCCGAGAAGGGGCTGTCATGTCCGCCATCACCAACCTAACTGTTCAACATTCCAA TATAACAGAAATCCAGAGCGGAGCCATCAACAGCACCGTCGCCAAAGTGGACATCTCCGACAACGCAATCCGAAACCTCCAGTCCTCGAGTGTGACTTTCAACAATTGGAACAAAATCTCGTTTGATCACAacatcgttttcaatttacacGCGCACTCGATCCAAGCGCCTGTTAATCCAGACGTTGTTGAATTCTCATTCAGCGGGAACGAAATCTTCAAATTCTCCCAAAGTGCCTTAAGTTTCGTGCCAGATTTAGACGACCATGTTTTCGTATTCAAAGACAATTTCTTCGAACAAACGTGCCATTGTACTTTAGACGAATGGATCGTCGAACTCATCAATGCCAACATTACGaccaaaatcaacaaaatcgCCAACAACACCTTCTGCCGAGTCACCGATTTTTTATCGCAATGTTTCGAACTAAAAGTCGGTGTTATAAACGTGAAAAACTTCACTCAACTCGTTTGCAACTCAAACTTTACCGTTGTCTGCGAACCTTACAAAGGCGAAACGAAAATTGTCAATACCACTATTGCGATTTTCACCGATCAAGACTCGGATTCGTCAAGCCATTGGTTGACTGTTATCATAACTACGACTTCAATCCTAATTCTGCTCGTAATTATCACTTCCACCGTTATGTTGATTAGGGGAAGTCGCTGGTTGAAACGTAAAGGTTACTTCCGTAAAATCCAATACAACCAAAACAACGAACACAGCAATGATGAAGAAAACACCATTGAAACGGTCGATGAAGGCGACAAGCTTGACATTTCTGAAGACTTGACCATGGAGTTACTCCAAGACTTGTCAAAGAAACTCGATGACCCATTAACCCATCAAGAAGCATCGGAAATGATCGAACAACTTTACCAAAAATACATACATAACATGGGCTCGGAAAACAACAACCAACAAGAAGACGAGGCCCATTTGTACGAAGAGCTGGGGAATTTGCAAATTGCTGatgcaaataaacaacaaagtgGCCCCAGAAGCATTTTACGTTTGATGGAAGAGAAGTTTAACACACATTTTGAGGATATAGATGCCGATGATCGTCCTGCCCTTGTTGGGGAATATTCAGAACCGTCGGATGCCGCAGTTCATTTGTATTCCGAACTGAGGCAAAATAAGGACGAAAGTGAGAATAAAGACTCGCTAAAGTCGCGAGGTTCGAGCAATATGGCCTTCAGGCCATTGCCTGATAAACCAGGATCGTCGAAAATGTTGTAG